In a single window of the Streptomyces cinnabarinus genome:
- a CDS encoding dihydrofolate reductase family protein, which translates to MPLPYVLLSAAVSLDGYLDDTGPERLLLSSPADFDRVDEVRASVDAILVGAGTIRADNPRLLVNSPERRAARIAAGRPEYPLKVTVSGSGDLDPAANFWHTGGEKAVYTTDKGAETARAAGLAADVVSLGADLDWRRLLADLHARGVHRLMVEGGGTIHTQLLREGLADELQLVLAPLFVGDPAAPRLFGPGAYQQGRLRLVETRRIQDVVLMRYEPTAPGEGDVPAAADHHWLRLACELAELCPPSDTAFSVGAVVVAADGTELARGHSREGDDPVVHAEEAALAKIDPEDPRLPSATVYSSLEPCAHRSSRPAPCARLILDAGVRRVVTAWREPDTFVVAADGTGLLTSAGVDVLELPEYADRAKAPNRHLLA; encoded by the coding sequence ATGCCCCTCCCCTACGTCCTGCTGTCGGCCGCCGTCTCCCTCGACGGCTACCTGGACGACACCGGCCCCGAGCGGCTGCTGCTCTCCAGCCCCGCCGACTTCGACCGGGTCGACGAGGTACGCGCCTCGGTCGACGCGATCCTGGTCGGCGCCGGCACCATCCGCGCCGACAACCCGCGGCTGCTGGTGAACTCGCCCGAGCGGCGCGCGGCCCGGATCGCCGCGGGACGGCCGGAGTACCCCCTGAAGGTCACCGTCAGCGGCAGCGGCGACCTGGACCCGGCGGCGAACTTCTGGCACACGGGCGGTGAGAAGGCCGTCTATACGACGGACAAGGGCGCGGAGACGGCCCGTGCCGCCGGCCTCGCGGCGGACGTGGTCTCCCTCGGCGCCGACCTCGACTGGCGCCGCCTGCTCGCGGACCTGCACGCCCGGGGCGTACACCGGCTGATGGTCGAGGGCGGCGGCACCATCCACACCCAGCTCCTCCGGGAGGGCCTGGCGGACGAACTCCAGCTGGTCCTGGCCCCGCTGTTCGTCGGCGACCCGGCAGCCCCGCGCCTGTTCGGCCCCGGCGCATACCAGCAGGGACGACTGCGCCTGGTGGAGACCCGCCGTATCCAGGACGTCGTCCTGATGCGCTACGAGCCGACCGCACCCGGCGAGGGCGATGTCCCGGCCGCCGCCGACCACCACTGGCTGCGGCTCGCCTGCGAGCTGGCCGAGCTGTGCCCGCCCTCCGACACGGCGTTCAGCGTCGGCGCGGTGGTCGTCGCCGCCGACGGCACCGAACTCGCCCGCGGCCACTCCCGCGAGGGCGACGACCCGGTGGTGCACGCCGAGGAGGCGGCCCTCGCCAAGATCGACCCCGAGGACCCGCGCCTGCCCTCCGCGACGGTCTACAGCAGCCTGGAGCCCTGCGCCCACCGCTCCTCCCGCCCCGCCCCCTGCGCCCGGCTGATCCTGGACGCGGGCGTCCGCCGGGTGGTCACGGCGTGGCGGGAGCCGGACACCTTCGTGGTGGCGGCGGACGGCACCGGCCTGCTCACCTCGGCCGGCGTCGACGTACTCGAACTCCCGGAGTACGCGGACCGGGCGAAGGCCCCGAACCGGCACCTTCTGGCGTAA
- a CDS encoding MarR family winged helix-turn-helix transcriptional regulator, whose protein sequence is MTTRWLTPEEQRAWRAYIGAAHLLEDTLDRQLQHDAGMPHLYYSILANLSDSPDHRLRMTDLAEQLKITRSRLTYAVTRLEKDGLVAREECRWDKRGSVAALTEEGMAVLERTAPGHVATVRAALFDHLTPEQVGQLEEIFSGVTRVLQGGDAADMPWLRRSSCGGE, encoded by the coding sequence ATGACGACCCGCTGGCTCACCCCCGAGGAGCAGCGCGCCTGGCGCGCGTACATCGGTGCCGCCCACCTCCTGGAGGACACCCTGGACCGGCAGCTCCAGCATGACGCCGGCATGCCGCACCTGTACTACTCCATCCTCGCCAATCTCTCCGACTCCCCGGACCACCGGCTGCGGATGACCGACCTCGCGGAGCAGCTGAAGATCACCCGGAGCCGGCTGACGTACGCCGTGACGCGGCTGGAGAAGGACGGTCTGGTGGCGCGCGAGGAGTGCCGGTGGGACAAGCGGGGCAGTGTCGCCGCACTGACGGAGGAGGGGATGGCCGTCCTGGAGCGGACGGCGCCCGGTCATGTGGCGACCGTGCGAGCGGCTCTCTTCGATCACCTCACGCCCGAGCAGGTGGGCCAGCTGGAGGAGATCTTCAGCGGGGTCACCCGGGTGCTCCAGGGCGGGGACGCGGCCGACATGCCGTGGCTGCGGCGCTCCTCGTGCGGTGGTGAGTGA
- a CDS encoding GTP cyclohydrolase II, with protein MSEHPAATTRSRVRVPLRFQDGYSVDADLVTFHGLTDGQEHVAVVLGDPGPVPLVRLHSECLTGDVFGSARCDCGPQLREAVERIAERGGVLLYLRQEGRGIGLYNKLDAYALQDQGLDTYAANAALGLPEDARDYTAAAQMLAALGVDELDLLSNNPDKAAQLRDLGIAVRDRVPTGVFTTAHNVRYLRAKVLQTQHTLPLGELTERSAV; from the coding sequence ATGTCCGAGCACCCCGCCGCCACCACGCGCTCCCGCGTCCGCGTCCCGCTGCGCTTCCAGGACGGCTACAGCGTCGACGCCGACCTCGTCACCTTCCACGGCCTCACCGACGGCCAGGAGCACGTGGCCGTCGTCCTCGGCGACCCCGGACCCGTCCCGCTCGTCCGGCTCCACTCCGAGTGCCTGACCGGCGATGTCTTCGGCTCGGCCCGCTGCGACTGCGGCCCGCAACTGCGCGAGGCGGTCGAGCGCATCGCCGAGCGCGGCGGAGTGCTCCTCTACCTCCGCCAGGAGGGCCGCGGCATCGGCCTCTACAACAAGCTCGACGCGTACGCCCTCCAGGACCAGGGCCTCGACACCTACGCCGCGAACGCCGCCCTCGGGCTGCCCGAGGACGCCCGCGACTACACGGCCGCCGCCCAGATGCTGGCGGCCCTCGGCGTCGACGAGCTCGACCTGCTCTCCAACAACCCGGACAAGGCGGCCCAGTTGCGCGACCTCGGCATCGCCGTGCGCGACCGCGTCCCCACCGGCGTCTTCACCACCGCGCACAACGTCCGCTATCTGCGCGCCAAGGTCCTCCAGACCCAACACACGCTGCCGCTCGGCGAGTTGACGGAGCGTTCGGCGGTCTGA